The DNA region ATGCTAATAGGCCTGACCCCTACCCTAAATGGAGGGCCGAATCCTTAACAGTGATGTGGAAAAGGAGCATAAGCCCCATCAATAAGTGAAGGGCCAAGCTATAGCTCCTCCTCTATCAAACGCAAAAACTATGCATTTTGATAAGTTTGGAAAATTGTAGGAAAAGATATAGTCTAGGAATAATAAACTTAGCTTAATAGACAAACTTAGAATTCAAaccatttaaattaatttaagaaatataagttttttaataaatctctatATTACttgagataataataataataatctatatTATCATTGAaagtaaaataagaaaaatatggCTCAATATTCTCTAATTTTATATGATTTAATTGGGCTAATTTGGATTTACGGATTGGGTCTACAAAATGGGCCTCAGCCCATTTGGAAAAGTTTAATTGAAGCTAAGATGGCCGAATGCTTCATTGATTGGAACATAACGAGAATAAAATGATTAGAACAGGGGCACAAACAACCTAATTAATTACCTAAGCAACACGATCCTAATTCCTAATTAATACTGCAACGAACAAGCCAACGATTGCTCTAACAAACACTAGTTAAGGAAGACGATCCTAATTTCTAATGCGAGACACAAATCATTCACACGACATATTTACTACTCtccgcagttaaaaataaagagtgaaaaaaagaaaaagaaaaatgagcAGCGTCGCCTGCACCCCGAGATATACAGCACGACGCCGGCTGCCGGGAATTCATGCTGCCGTGGAAGCGGAGGAGGACTGAATCCAGTTGGCGAAGGTATGGAGCGTCCTGACGTCGGCTCTGTAATGGTAATGGGTGAACTCCACGAACTGCGCCCACGTGAAGTCAGGGTACAACCTCCCGCCGGCGGAGAGATCCGCCGGCGGACGTATCACCTTGTCCTCCCTCGGGCACGCGAAGTACGCCAGAGAGCGGCGCTCCCTGTGCCGGTGCACCACGGCCCTGTGCAAGCAGCTCTTGTACCTCCCGTTCGAGAGTGCCTGTCAATTCACAcggatttttaaaatcaaaatttcatttttttgtgAATTGTTATTAATGAAAGGATTTAAAACGAGGGTGCAAGGAAACAAAAGGTGCAAGCTTCCAAAACAGAGCACTGCAGATGAAAAGCGATTCTTGCGTGGAAAACTTGTTATGTTCCCGAAAGAGAGGAGACAAAGGAAAATGTAGGGAGCTGACGGACCATGAAAGTGTCCCCGATGTTGATGACCAGGGCGTTGTGTAGGGGCCGAACGGCCTGCCACTTGTTGGAGGCGAACACCTCCAGGCCGCCAACATGTTCATCCTGGTTCAGAATCGTTAACGCCGTCGGATCGCAATGAGGCCCCGTCCCCATCGTCATCTCCGGCTCTTGGCACGGCGGGTAGTAGTTGCATCTCATTATGGAACGCCCCTCCTCGAACAACTCGCGGTAGTGCGACCGCTCGATCCCGAGGCTGATGGCCAACAGCTCCATGATCGCCAGCGACAGCTTCTTCATCGATTCGCAGTACATCTGGTACACTTTTCTATAGATTTGCAACGTTAGATTGTTGACGCCGTCATCGAAATTGAAGGTCGGGGAGAAGTTTGCTTACTCACCCCATGCGGTCGAAGTTTTTACCCATGGTGGAGGCGAAGTAGTCGACGACAATGCTCTCGTCGGAGTCGTGGTGTCCGAAGGAGAGCGTTTCCTTCCAGGGGAGCTTGGAGGAGAATCGGTCGGCGTGGGCGCCGGAGTAGCCCCACAAGCTTCCCGGTTTCCGCCGGGCGCGGAGCTTATCGGGGAGCTGGAGCTTGAAGAAGGCGTCGGTGCAGTCCATGGCGTCGCGGACGCGCTGCTCGGCGACGCCGTGGTTGGTCACCTGGAAGAAGCCGTGGCGCTCGCAGGCGAGCCGGACGAGCTCCGCGGCCCGCCGCGTGGACGCCTCGTCGCCGTGGAGGAAGCCATGTAGGTCCACCACCGGGGCGTCGAGCTCCTCGATGGCGACCTGCCGGTCGCTCCGTGGCCATACGAACGCCTTGGGAATCCTGGTCTGCTTCCGGAGGCTGGAGGAGTCGAAGTACACGCCACCGCCGGCGGCGGCGACGTTCTCATTGTTGATGCCTCCCACCGGAGGACACAGGAGAATCGTGGTTGGTCTCGAATCCATGGAGACAAAGAGTATAACGGAGAAGAAGAGAGAACTCGGAATGAATACCCTGTGCAGTGCAGAGGGGTGATGGCAGTATTTGTAAGCAGTCGATCAAGAACACGACAAAACAAAAACCAAATGATTTAACAGTCGATCagaaataaattaaacaaaaccTTACCACAGGAGATGCCTGTTTCAGTGTTTGACGCACACAACCCGTACGACCATGTCGGACCTCACGGCGAAACTGTCGTATCAATCTTAGGTAATGATGGTTCTTCCGGGGGACTCGTATGATTGCAGGTGAATTAAACATCCGACACCATTTCTTTTTTTCCTATAAATTTAAAGACAAAAGTGTAAAACCCATTGCAACTTGTGCTTCTTTTACGATCAAGTGAGATAGATATATATGAAGGAGCATGCTGAGTTCCTTCGTCGAGCTTGATCGCCTTTGTTTGTCACGATTCCATTTTACTTCCCTCACTCGAAGTTGGTTTCATCTGATCTCAGCCGCATGTAAACAAGCAAGTTTTGATTGGTTGTGCAGGAGGGCCTCTGATGAGAGGAGCGATCCCTACCAGGGTTGGACGAGCAGAAAGCAGAGCAGAACAGAGCAGAGCCCACAACTGCTTGCCTCTGCCACTGCCATGTCTTCTCCTTAACTTTGTCTTCTTGCATGCCTACTAGAGTccaaaaaacaaaattttgtgtGCCCCCCATTATTCTCTTGTTTGGATCGATGTGCAGGAGTCCAATTCAACCCATCCTCCCCTTGGGGCCTCCCATTGGCCACCTCCACTCCTCTCTCACTGGCCCTTTGCATACTCATACAGCAACTAATTGACAAAATGCAGCTAATTAATAGGctgaaatatattaaaaataatacctGATATCGCATTGGCAATGGATAAGCATAACCCCTGTTAGTGTAAGGCTAATTCCCAACCTTCTGAGAATGCCAATCAAGTGGCAGAGAAGGCTGCATCAGAAGCTATGATCGAACTTGATGTTCATTTTGGAAGTATTTGGAGCTCTCTGAGCCATCGGATGACCAGGGATCTACAGTGGAGACCACAACACTGAGAAGACAGAAAAAAAACAGAAAGACCACAGTCGTGTCTGCATGGTGTTCTTTGCAACCTTGTTGGCAGCCTTCGCGCATGCAACCTTATCAGATGAGCTAGCTCCAAAGCATTCACATCCCTCCTTTGAATTCCTCAATCGAGAATGCCTAATACTTGTAAATTTAGTTGGGTATATTTGTCAGAGAAGCGAAACTCCATATGGtgtcttttagttttctttttttttttaaaaaatcagtaTTTTTAGGATTAGCAATCGAAGCTGTGATCTCAACCGAAACAATCAAGTTTTGCTTTGCCACGACGAACAGAGGAATATTAGAGTACTTGAACAAACATAAGCACAAAGAGACAAGATATAATCTAAATTCGAAGGGTGTCTATAATACGTCGCTAGTAAAGGAAAAGCCACTGAGATATACAGATGGATAATATATGTCCGACCCAACCTTCACCTCCTCTCATTTTCATGCCCATCACAAGAAAGCAAACGCAACACTTTCATCAACTCTGACACTTCTGGCATGGCATGAGAATATATGTAGAGCCAAGAAACGCATGCTAGTCAGATTCATGAGCTTGCCAGTAAATCTTGATGTTAGGTTTCAACCAGACTAGCTAGAACTTATTCATTGGGAAAATATATAGCATACATAAACAACTGTTAAAAGATGAAAAGAGACGAAAAAACAATCAATATTTAATTGGTATGAATGTTATAGGGAAAAATACAAACTAGTTTTCATTATGAAAAACTAAGTCAATCCACCCTGTCTGAAACTAGTTTTCATAATGGAATAGACATGTAATATCACAGCTGAAACCCTAAACAGTCAATTTTGTGATACACATTTTCACTCGTTTTCCTGCTTATCATTTTGTGTATGGCTGGATCCATCCCTAACAGACAGACCACTATTTGGCAACTCCTCCCACACAAGAAGATTTCTGACACACCAAATCACAGCAACTCTCAACTGCCCTTCTCAATAAATAGCTGGTGTCGTTAATTGCAGGACACAATGTGCCCCACCGTCTAGCCACAGCAGTAGCACAAACCAACGCACCAAAAAGCATAGACCACCTGAAAATCGAAATTAAGTCATCTTTCTTCTTTGCTCCAACTCAATGCACATCTCTGATATATCCGATCATGATCGCGGGCTAGCTTGCTCGTGCGGGAGAAGAGACGTACGAGCTCCCAATTCAGTGTCTCTGTCCCTTGACTCTTCTCGATAACTTGGAGGCTAATTCCACAATTAAAATGATTATGCTGCCTGATTAAGCAGCTACAATTTTTCCACACGAGGGCTGTAGCCACAGTTGAGTGATCTTGAAACTGTCTGAGAAAGAGGCTGAATTAGAGCAACGAAGGATGGGGTTAACGTCGTGGTGGATGGAGTTTCCCGTGGGCTAGCACTGCTGGGTTTTGGATGGAGCAGGTTCACGTGAAGCAGGGACGTGCCGTTGTCTTCTTCGCGTGTTAGCTTCTGATTGCAAGTTGTTGTTATCAGCGACGAGAGAAGCGGTGCTGGCCTGGGAGTTGGGTGCTGGGGTTGTTATCAATTCAACCCCATGCCATGCGCGCGTGTCTCCGTCCTCTTCGACGCTTGCTTCGTTGGGAACGCGACGGATCGAGGTTTTTGTCGTCGCCATTAATGGCGCCTTGGCTGTGTCGGTGGTGTTGCCCTTCTGCTTCGCGATGAAACAGGCCAGAGGACAACTCTAACTCAGCATGGTCCTTTCAAACCGTGTCTCGTACCCATTACCACTCACCCAGCCCCTTTTTCCGGTTCAGACCGGTCCATTGAAA from Zingiber officinale cultivar Zhangliang chromosome 4B, Zo_v1.1, whole genome shotgun sequence includes:
- the LOC121974640 gene encoding gibberellin 20 oxidase 2-like; amino-acid sequence: MDSRPTTILLCPPVGGINNENVAAAGGGVYFDSSSLRKQTRIPKAFVWPRSDRQVAIEELDAPVVDLHGFLHGDEASTRRAAELVRLACERHGFFQVTNHGVAEQRVRDAMDCTDAFFKLQLPDKLRARRKPGSLWGYSGAHADRFSSKLPWKETLSFGHHDSDESIVVDYFASTMGKNFDRMGKVYQMYCESMKKLSLAIMELLAISLGIERSHYRELFEEGRSIMRCNYYPPCQEPEMTMGTGPHCDPTALTILNQDEHVGGLEVFASNKWQAVRPLHNALVINIGDTFMALSNGRYKSCLHRAVVHRHRERRSLAYFACPREDKVIRPPADLSAGGRLYPDFTWAQFVEFTHYHYRADVRTLHTFANWIQSSSASTAA